The proteins below come from a single Oenanthe melanoleuca isolate GR-GAL-2019-014 chromosome Z, OMel1.0, whole genome shotgun sequence genomic window:
- the UBQLN1 gene encoding ubiquilin-1 isoform X4, which yields MSDRAEGPAGGSPDSPTHDSAGASEPRIIKVTVKTPKEKEEFAVSETSSIRQFKEEISKRFKSHTDQLVLIFAGKILKDQDTLIQHGIHDGLTVHLVIKTQNRSQDHPAQQANTTGSTATTSTSSSSTSTPASTNSNPFGLGGLGGLAGLSSLGLNTSNFSELQSQMQRQLMSNPEMMVQIMENPFVQSMLSNPDLMRQLIMANPQMQQLIQRNPEISHMLNNPDIMRQTLELARNPAMMQEMMRNQDRALSNLESIPGGYNALRRMYTDIQEPILNAAQEQFGGNPFASLVSNASAGGDNQPSRTENRDPLPNPWAPQSSSQTSTANTGTSGESSGSSNAENSTSGTTGQSSTGPNLGPGLGAGMFNTPGMQSLLQQITENPQLMQNMLSAPYMRSMMQSLSQNPDLAVQMQNPDTLSAMSNPRAMQALLQIQQGLQTLATEAPGLIPGFNPGLGGVGSSGAPAASTVPSSVSTENTSPASGTAEPGHQQFVHQMLQALAGANAQLQNPEVRFQQQLEQLSAMGFLNREANLQALIATGGDINAAIERLLASQPS from the exons ATGTCGGACAGAGCGGAGGGGCCCGCGGGGGGCTCCCCTGACTCCCCTACCCACGACTCCGCCGGTGCCTCCGAGCCGCGGATCATCAAAGTCACGGTGAAGACTCCCAAGGAGAAGGAGGAGTTCGCCGTTTCCGAGACCAGCAGCATCCGGCAG ttCAAGGAAGAAATCTCTAAGCGTTTCAAGTCCCACACTGATCAGCTTGTGTTGATATTTGctggaaaaattttaaaagatcaaGATACTTTGATTCAGCATGGAATTCATGATGGACTCACTGTTCACCTGGTTATCAAAACACAGAACAG atCACAAGACCACCCAGCTCAACAGGCAAATACCACTGGGAGTACTGCCACCACATCAACATCAAGCAGTAGCACCTCAACACCAGCGTCAACAAATAGTAATCCCTTTGGCTTGG GTGGCCTTGGAGGTTTGGCAGGCCTGAGTAGCCTGGGCTTAAATACTTCAAACTTCTCAGAGTTGCAAAGTCAGATGCAACGACAACTTATGTCCAACCCAGAAATGATGGTTCAGATAATGGAGAACCCGTTTGTTCAGAGCATGCTTTCAAATCCTGACCTGATGAGGCAATTAATTATGGCTAACCCTCAAATGCAGCAACTGATACAGAGAAATCCAGAAATCAGTCACATGCTGAATAATCCAGATATAATGAGACAG ACACTAGAACTTGCTAGAAACCCTGCAATGATGCAGGAAATGATGCGAAACCAGGACCGAGCCTTAAGCAACCTTGAAAGTATACCAGGGGGATACAATGCCTTGCGGCGCATGTACACAGACATTCAGGAGCCAATACTGAACGCAGCGCAGGAACAG TTTGGAGGTAACCCGTTTGCTTCTTTAGTAAGCAATGCATCAGCAGGAGGGGATAATCAGCCATCTCGTACAGAAAATAGAGATCCTCTGCCAAATCCGTGGGCTCCTCAGTCCAGCTCACAGACTTCCACAGCAAATACTGGCACTAGTGGTgagagcagtggcagcagtaaTGCTGAAAATAGCACTTCTGGCACTACGGGACAGAGCTCAACTGGACCAAATTTGGGACCTGGGCTTGGAG CTGGTATGTTCAACACACCAGGAATGCAGAGCTTATTACAGCAGATAACAGAAAACCCACAACTTATGCAGAATATGTTGTCTGCACCCTACATGAGAAGCATGATGCAGTCATTAAGCCAGAATCCTGATCTTGCAGTACAG ATGCAGAATCCTGACACATTATCAGCTATGTCGAACCCCAGAGCAATGCAGGCTCTTCTACAGATTCAGCAGGGCTTGCAGACATTAGCAACAGAAGCACCGGGGCTTATACCAGG ATTTAATCCTGGTTTGGGTGGAGTGGGAAGCAGcggagctcctgcagcatccacTGTACCTAGTTCTGTTTCCACTGAAAATACAAGTCCAGCTTCAGGAACTGCTGAACCTGGTCATCAGCAGTTTGTCCACCAGATGTTGCAGGCACTTGCTGGTGCAAATGCTCAG TTACAAAATCCAGAAGTTCGATTTCAGCAACAACTGGAACAGCTGAGCGCAATGGGCTTTCTGAACCGTGAAGCAAATTTACAAGCTCTAATAGCAACAGGAGGAGACATCAATGCAGCTATTGAAAGGCTGCTTGCCTCTCAGCCTTCATAG
- the UBQLN1 gene encoding ubiquilin-1 isoform X3 has product MSDRAEGPAGGSPDSPTHDSAGASEPRIIKVTVKTPKEKEEFAVSETSSIRQFKEEISKRFKSHTDQLVLIFAGKILKDQDTLIQHGIHDGLTVHLVIKTQNRSQDHPAQQANTTGSTATTSTSSSSTSTPASTNSNPFGLGGLGGLAGLSSLGLNTSNFSELQSQMQRQLMSNPEMMVQIMENPFVQSMLSNPDLMRQLIMANPQMQQLIQRNPEISHMLNNPDIMRQTLELARNPAMMQEMMRNQDRALSNLESIPGGYNALRRMYTDIQEPILNAAQEQFGGNPFASLVSNASAGGDNQPSRTENRDPLPNPWAPQSSSQTSTANTGTSGESSGSSNAENSTSGTTGQSSTGPNLGPGLGAGMFNTPGMQSLLQQITENPQLMQNMLSAPYMRSMMQSLSQNPDLAVQMQNPDTLSAMSNPRAMQALLQIQQGLQTLATEAPGLIPGFNPGLGGVGSSGAPAASTVPSSVSTENTSPASGTAEPGHQQFVHQMLQALAGANAQQLQNPEVRFQQQLEQLSAMGFLNREANLQALIATGGDINAAIERLLASQPS; this is encoded by the exons ATGTCGGACAGAGCGGAGGGGCCCGCGGGGGGCTCCCCTGACTCCCCTACCCACGACTCCGCCGGTGCCTCCGAGCCGCGGATCATCAAAGTCACGGTGAAGACTCCCAAGGAGAAGGAGGAGTTCGCCGTTTCCGAGACCAGCAGCATCCGGCAG ttCAAGGAAGAAATCTCTAAGCGTTTCAAGTCCCACACTGATCAGCTTGTGTTGATATTTGctggaaaaattttaaaagatcaaGATACTTTGATTCAGCATGGAATTCATGATGGACTCACTGTTCACCTGGTTATCAAAACACAGAACAG atCACAAGACCACCCAGCTCAACAGGCAAATACCACTGGGAGTACTGCCACCACATCAACATCAAGCAGTAGCACCTCAACACCAGCGTCAACAAATAGTAATCCCTTTGGCTTGG GTGGCCTTGGAGGTTTGGCAGGCCTGAGTAGCCTGGGCTTAAATACTTCAAACTTCTCAGAGTTGCAAAGTCAGATGCAACGACAACTTATGTCCAACCCAGAAATGATGGTTCAGATAATGGAGAACCCGTTTGTTCAGAGCATGCTTTCAAATCCTGACCTGATGAGGCAATTAATTATGGCTAACCCTCAAATGCAGCAACTGATACAGAGAAATCCAGAAATCAGTCACATGCTGAATAATCCAGATATAATGAGACAG ACACTAGAACTTGCTAGAAACCCTGCAATGATGCAGGAAATGATGCGAAACCAGGACCGAGCCTTAAGCAACCTTGAAAGTATACCAGGGGGATACAATGCCTTGCGGCGCATGTACACAGACATTCAGGAGCCAATACTGAACGCAGCGCAGGAACAG TTTGGAGGTAACCCGTTTGCTTCTTTAGTAAGCAATGCATCAGCAGGAGGGGATAATCAGCCATCTCGTACAGAAAATAGAGATCCTCTGCCAAATCCGTGGGCTCCTCAGTCCAGCTCACAGACTTCCACAGCAAATACTGGCACTAGTGGTgagagcagtggcagcagtaaTGCTGAAAATAGCACTTCTGGCACTACGGGACAGAGCTCAACTGGACCAAATTTGGGACCTGGGCTTGGAG CTGGTATGTTCAACACACCAGGAATGCAGAGCTTATTACAGCAGATAACAGAAAACCCACAACTTATGCAGAATATGTTGTCTGCACCCTACATGAGAAGCATGATGCAGTCATTAAGCCAGAATCCTGATCTTGCAGTACAG ATGCAGAATCCTGACACATTATCAGCTATGTCGAACCCCAGAGCAATGCAGGCTCTTCTACAGATTCAGCAGGGCTTGCAGACATTAGCAACAGAAGCACCGGGGCTTATACCAGG ATTTAATCCTGGTTTGGGTGGAGTGGGAAGCAGcggagctcctgcagcatccacTGTACCTAGTTCTGTTTCCACTGAAAATACAAGTCCAGCTTCAGGAACTGCTGAACCTGGTCATCAGCAGTTTGTCCACCAGATGTTGCAGGCACTTGCTGGTGCAAATGCTCAG CAGTTACAAAATCCAGAAGTTCGATTTCAGCAACAACTGGAACAGCTGAGCGCAATGGGCTTTCTGAACCGTGAAGCAAATTTACAAGCTCTAATAGCAACAGGAGGAGACATCAATGCAGCTATTGAAAGGCTGCTTGCCTCTCAGCCTTCATAG
- the UBQLN1 gene encoding ubiquilin-1 isoform X1: MSDRAEGPAGGSPDSPTHDSAGASEPRIIKVTVKTPKEKEEFAVSETSSIRQFKEEISKRFKSHTDQLVLIFAGKILKDQDTLIQHGIHDGLTVHLVIKTQNRSQDHPAQQANTTGSTATTSTSSSSTSTPASTNSNPFGLGGLGGLAGLSSLGLNTSNFSELQSQMQRQLMSNPEMMVQIMENPFVQSMLSNPDLMRQLIMANPQMQQLIQRNPEISHMLNNPDIMRQTLELARNPAMMQEMMRNQDRALSNLESIPGGYNALRRMYTDIQEPILNAAQEQFGGNPFASLVSNASAGGDNQPSRTENRDPLPNPWAPQSSSQTSTANTGTSGESSGSSNAENSTSGTTGQSSTGPNLGPGLGAGMFNTPGMQSLLQQITENPQLMQNMLSAPYMRSMMQSLSQNPDLAVQMMLNNPLFVGNPQLQEQMRQQLPTFLQQMQNPDTLSAMSNPRAMQALLQIQQGLQTLATEAPGLIPGFNPGLGGVGSSGAPAASTVPSSVSTENTSPASGTAEPGHQQFVHQMLQALAGANAQQLQNPEVRFQQQLEQLSAMGFLNREANLQALIATGGDINAAIERLLASQPS; the protein is encoded by the exons ATGTCGGACAGAGCGGAGGGGCCCGCGGGGGGCTCCCCTGACTCCCCTACCCACGACTCCGCCGGTGCCTCCGAGCCGCGGATCATCAAAGTCACGGTGAAGACTCCCAAGGAGAAGGAGGAGTTCGCCGTTTCCGAGACCAGCAGCATCCGGCAG ttCAAGGAAGAAATCTCTAAGCGTTTCAAGTCCCACACTGATCAGCTTGTGTTGATATTTGctggaaaaattttaaaagatcaaGATACTTTGATTCAGCATGGAATTCATGATGGACTCACTGTTCACCTGGTTATCAAAACACAGAACAG atCACAAGACCACCCAGCTCAACAGGCAAATACCACTGGGAGTACTGCCACCACATCAACATCAAGCAGTAGCACCTCAACACCAGCGTCAACAAATAGTAATCCCTTTGGCTTGG GTGGCCTTGGAGGTTTGGCAGGCCTGAGTAGCCTGGGCTTAAATACTTCAAACTTCTCAGAGTTGCAAAGTCAGATGCAACGACAACTTATGTCCAACCCAGAAATGATGGTTCAGATAATGGAGAACCCGTTTGTTCAGAGCATGCTTTCAAATCCTGACCTGATGAGGCAATTAATTATGGCTAACCCTCAAATGCAGCAACTGATACAGAGAAATCCAGAAATCAGTCACATGCTGAATAATCCAGATATAATGAGACAG ACACTAGAACTTGCTAGAAACCCTGCAATGATGCAGGAAATGATGCGAAACCAGGACCGAGCCTTAAGCAACCTTGAAAGTATACCAGGGGGATACAATGCCTTGCGGCGCATGTACACAGACATTCAGGAGCCAATACTGAACGCAGCGCAGGAACAG TTTGGAGGTAACCCGTTTGCTTCTTTAGTAAGCAATGCATCAGCAGGAGGGGATAATCAGCCATCTCGTACAGAAAATAGAGATCCTCTGCCAAATCCGTGGGCTCCTCAGTCCAGCTCACAGACTTCCACAGCAAATACTGGCACTAGTGGTgagagcagtggcagcagtaaTGCTGAAAATAGCACTTCTGGCACTACGGGACAGAGCTCAACTGGACCAAATTTGGGACCTGGGCTTGGAG CTGGTATGTTCAACACACCAGGAATGCAGAGCTTATTACAGCAGATAACAGAAAACCCACAACTTATGCAGAATATGTTGTCTGCACCCTACATGAGAAGCATGATGCAGTCATTAAGCCAGAATCCTGATCTTGCAGTACAG ATGATGTTGAATAATCCTTTATTTGTTGGAAATCCTCAACTTCAGGAACAAATGAGACAACAACTTCCAACTTTTCTTCAGCAA ATGCAGAATCCTGACACATTATCAGCTATGTCGAACCCCAGAGCAATGCAGGCTCTTCTACAGATTCAGCAGGGCTTGCAGACATTAGCAACAGAAGCACCGGGGCTTATACCAGG ATTTAATCCTGGTTTGGGTGGAGTGGGAAGCAGcggagctcctgcagcatccacTGTACCTAGTTCTGTTTCCACTGAAAATACAAGTCCAGCTTCAGGAACTGCTGAACCTGGTCATCAGCAGTTTGTCCACCAGATGTTGCAGGCACTTGCTGGTGCAAATGCTCAG CAGTTACAAAATCCAGAAGTTCGATTTCAGCAACAACTGGAACAGCTGAGCGCAATGGGCTTTCTGAACCGTGAAGCAAATTTACAAGCTCTAATAGCAACAGGAGGAGACATCAATGCAGCTATTGAAAGGCTGCTTGCCTCTCAGCCTTCATAG
- the UBQLN1 gene encoding ubiquilin-1 isoform X2 — MSDRAEGPAGGSPDSPTHDSAGASEPRIIKVTVKTPKEKEEFAVSETSSIRQFKEEISKRFKSHTDQLVLIFAGKILKDQDTLIQHGIHDGLTVHLVIKTQNRSQDHPAQQANTTGSTATTSTSSSSTSTPASTNSNPFGLGGLGGLAGLSSLGLNTSNFSELQSQMQRQLMSNPEMMVQIMENPFVQSMLSNPDLMRQLIMANPQMQQLIQRNPEISHMLNNPDIMRQTLELARNPAMMQEMMRNQDRALSNLESIPGGYNALRRMYTDIQEPILNAAQEQFGGNPFASLVSNASAGGDNQPSRTENRDPLPNPWAPQSSSQTSTANTGTSGESSGSSNAENSTSGTTGQSSTGPNLGPGLGAGMFNTPGMQSLLQQITENPQLMQNMLSAPYMRSMMQSLSQNPDLAVQMMLNNPLFVGNPQLQEQMRQQLPTFLQQMQNPDTLSAMSNPRAMQALLQIQQGLQTLATEAPGLIPGFNPGLGGVGSSGAPAASTVPSSVSTENTSPASGTAEPGHQQFVHQMLQALAGANAQLQNPEVRFQQQLEQLSAMGFLNREANLQALIATGGDINAAIERLLASQPS; from the exons ATGTCGGACAGAGCGGAGGGGCCCGCGGGGGGCTCCCCTGACTCCCCTACCCACGACTCCGCCGGTGCCTCCGAGCCGCGGATCATCAAAGTCACGGTGAAGACTCCCAAGGAGAAGGAGGAGTTCGCCGTTTCCGAGACCAGCAGCATCCGGCAG ttCAAGGAAGAAATCTCTAAGCGTTTCAAGTCCCACACTGATCAGCTTGTGTTGATATTTGctggaaaaattttaaaagatcaaGATACTTTGATTCAGCATGGAATTCATGATGGACTCACTGTTCACCTGGTTATCAAAACACAGAACAG atCACAAGACCACCCAGCTCAACAGGCAAATACCACTGGGAGTACTGCCACCACATCAACATCAAGCAGTAGCACCTCAACACCAGCGTCAACAAATAGTAATCCCTTTGGCTTGG GTGGCCTTGGAGGTTTGGCAGGCCTGAGTAGCCTGGGCTTAAATACTTCAAACTTCTCAGAGTTGCAAAGTCAGATGCAACGACAACTTATGTCCAACCCAGAAATGATGGTTCAGATAATGGAGAACCCGTTTGTTCAGAGCATGCTTTCAAATCCTGACCTGATGAGGCAATTAATTATGGCTAACCCTCAAATGCAGCAACTGATACAGAGAAATCCAGAAATCAGTCACATGCTGAATAATCCAGATATAATGAGACAG ACACTAGAACTTGCTAGAAACCCTGCAATGATGCAGGAAATGATGCGAAACCAGGACCGAGCCTTAAGCAACCTTGAAAGTATACCAGGGGGATACAATGCCTTGCGGCGCATGTACACAGACATTCAGGAGCCAATACTGAACGCAGCGCAGGAACAG TTTGGAGGTAACCCGTTTGCTTCTTTAGTAAGCAATGCATCAGCAGGAGGGGATAATCAGCCATCTCGTACAGAAAATAGAGATCCTCTGCCAAATCCGTGGGCTCCTCAGTCCAGCTCACAGACTTCCACAGCAAATACTGGCACTAGTGGTgagagcagtggcagcagtaaTGCTGAAAATAGCACTTCTGGCACTACGGGACAGAGCTCAACTGGACCAAATTTGGGACCTGGGCTTGGAG CTGGTATGTTCAACACACCAGGAATGCAGAGCTTATTACAGCAGATAACAGAAAACCCACAACTTATGCAGAATATGTTGTCTGCACCCTACATGAGAAGCATGATGCAGTCATTAAGCCAGAATCCTGATCTTGCAGTACAG ATGATGTTGAATAATCCTTTATTTGTTGGAAATCCTCAACTTCAGGAACAAATGAGACAACAACTTCCAACTTTTCTTCAGCAA ATGCAGAATCCTGACACATTATCAGCTATGTCGAACCCCAGAGCAATGCAGGCTCTTCTACAGATTCAGCAGGGCTTGCAGACATTAGCAACAGAAGCACCGGGGCTTATACCAGG ATTTAATCCTGGTTTGGGTGGAGTGGGAAGCAGcggagctcctgcagcatccacTGTACCTAGTTCTGTTTCCACTGAAAATACAAGTCCAGCTTCAGGAACTGCTGAACCTGGTCATCAGCAGTTTGTCCACCAGATGTTGCAGGCACTTGCTGGTGCAAATGCTCAG TTACAAAATCCAGAAGTTCGATTTCAGCAACAACTGGAACAGCTGAGCGCAATGGGCTTTCTGAACCGTGAAGCAAATTTACAAGCTCTAATAGCAACAGGAGGAGACATCAATGCAGCTATTGAAAGGCTGCTTGCCTCTCAGCCTTCATAG